The following are encoded together in the Capsulimonas corticalis genome:
- a CDS encoding GNAT family N-acetyltransferase, producing the protein MPSPTRIRRLTSDDFDAYQSALLRSVADQPECFRITEEDITGSPSPFDDETEDDFTLGAFREDDALIGAVSLRRERQVKLRHKALLFRMFVAQEAAGRGVGRALIREAIRQARLRPGLERINLTVIASNERAKALYTSEGFVRFSMEKQAVRSGKIDLDEEMMALELHPS; encoded by the coding sequence ATGCCATCTCCCACACGGATTCGACGACTCACTTCGGATGATTTTGACGCTTACCAATCCGCCCTGCTGAGAAGCGTGGCCGATCAGCCGGAATGTTTCCGTATTACCGAGGAAGACATCACAGGCTCCCCGTCTCCATTCGACGACGAAACGGAGGACGACTTCACGCTCGGCGCATTTCGTGAAGACGACGCGCTCATCGGAGCCGTGAGCCTGCGCCGCGAACGGCAAGTCAAGCTCCGTCATAAGGCCTTGCTCTTTCGGATGTTCGTGGCTCAGGAGGCGGCGGGGCGAGGCGTGGGGCGCGCGCTCATTCGGGAAGCAATCCGTCAGGCTCGCCTGCGCCCGGGGCTGGAGCGGATCAACCTGACGGTGATCGCCTCCAATGAACGCGCCAAAGCGCTCTATACATCGGAAGGGTTTGTCCGTTTCTCCATGGAAAAACAGGCCGTTCGGAGCGGAAAGATCGATCTGGATGAGGAGATGATGGCGCTGGAGCTCCATCCATCGTGA
- a CDS encoding 2-oxo acid dehydrogenase subunit E2, with product MTDSDTILVRAPQMGEGLREVRIIAHLKKHGDKIEQDEPLFAMETDKANVEVEATHSGVLDAWLAEEGETVAVGAPIARLTTSAASSAVTRRIPPRSRALCRELQIADELISQIPSATGTLTEDDILRYIEQKDKPAKPAPSKLALAQEYVDSELTPSQRIFITRARQDRDNGPILAVVKRTLDWGAVEKAREKARSIPGGAQVTRFQLIAFAAARAAASHPKFRSILIGSSRVRQFDHINLGFAVALRNDELTTAVVKQADTLDLPAFREATNDSMRRARHGEDQMSEPVPLLLSSMIGAGVTDAIPVLVSPAIAILFIGDTYPQNGGLMVNLVLGFDHRLINGLGAAKFLGSICDSFERDTAEIAAHGSDRA from the coding sequence GTGACAGACAGCGACACAATATTGGTCCGAGCGCCGCAAATGGGCGAAGGCTTGCGGGAAGTGCGGATCATCGCTCATCTCAAAAAACATGGCGACAAGATCGAACAGGATGAGCCGCTGTTCGCGATGGAAACCGATAAGGCGAACGTGGAGGTGGAAGCCACGCACAGCGGGGTTCTGGACGCATGGCTCGCCGAGGAAGGCGAGACGGTCGCGGTCGGAGCTCCCATCGCGCGGCTGACGACGTCCGCCGCCAGCAGCGCCGTCACACGCCGAATTCCGCCCAGATCGCGCGCTCTGTGCCGGGAATTGCAGATCGCGGACGAACTGATCTCCCAGATCCCCTCAGCCACTGGAACCTTGACCGAAGACGATATTTTGCGCTACATCGAGCAGAAAGACAAGCCGGCCAAGCCCGCTCCCAGTAAGCTCGCGCTCGCGCAGGAATACGTGGACAGTGAACTTACCCCCAGTCAGCGCATCTTCATCACGCGCGCGCGGCAAGATCGTGACAACGGTCCGATACTCGCCGTCGTGAAACGCACGCTTGACTGGGGCGCCGTCGAGAAGGCGCGCGAGAAAGCGCGCTCGATTCCGGGCGGCGCGCAGGTGACAAGGTTCCAATTGATCGCCTTTGCCGCCGCGCGAGCGGCGGCGTCGCATCCGAAATTTCGCTCGATCCTGATTGGCTCCTCGCGTGTTCGGCAGTTTGACCACATCAATCTGGGATTCGCGGTGGCGCTGCGAAATGACGAACTAACCACTGCGGTCGTAAAGCAAGCCGACACACTGGACCTCCCCGCCTTCCGCGAGGCGACCAATGACAGCATGCGCCGGGCTCGCCACGGCGAGGATCAAATGAGCGAGCCTGTCCCATTACTGCTCAGCTCCATGATCGGCGCCGGCGTGACGGACGCCATTCCCGTGCTAGTATCGCCCGCGATCGCCATTCTCTTCATCGGCGACACCTATCCGCAAAACGGCGGCTTAATGGTCAATCTTGTGCTTGGTTTCGATCATCGCTTGATAAACGGCCTCGGCGCCGCGAAATTTCTGGGATCGATCTGCGATAGTTTCGAGCGTGACACTGCGGAGATCGCGGCGCATGGAAGCGACCGCGCATGA
- a CDS encoding alpha-ketoacid dehydrogenase subunit alpha/beta: MLDPHFLMSARDLLLTMVTAREGDRREGVLVRQGAGSFHVSCSGHEGLAALVYLLKPNDDIFPYYRDKAVAYARGVSIEETARVFFAKASSSAVGRNMPSHLSSRELGFFSAATPTGSQCLPAAGAAWAKKLLGRDDDPMNVSLCFIGDAATRQGEFYEAVCFAVQERLPIVFVVEDNKYGISTPTDTMTPLHLGIFAPELITAIDGRDAENVFVRGRGLVEKARAGGGPGILWCRIDRLDSHTSADDHRVYRSAGDLETAQANDPIKILSEKLIANGVVTAASLHADREEIKGRVRSAYENAAEESGPDSGDIAQHLYGPATSRYPDLSLSLPSPAPVLPTMVDAVNGVLRASLASDPRTLIFGQDVEDPKGGVFGLTRGLSGAFPGRVLNSPLAEATIVGAAVGLAATGIRPIFELQFMDFIGTALNQLYNQAATLRWRSGGEWTCPFVLYAPYGAYIPGGGIWHSQSNEALLAHMPGLRVAVPSTPADAAGLFWAAAHDDDPTVILLPKHLLRERVPVEHYAVVPFGSAAIRREGTDVTLVAWGNCVEICMEAASRLQNDRISAEVIDLRSLVPCDWESLTNSLRKTGRIVIVQEDVLTCSFGQAIVSEITTEIDRFYMLAAPPRLVSRMDVHMPFCVEQEYQILPSVDRVIAAVVEVLQ; this comes from the coding sequence ATGCTAGACCCACACTTTCTTATGTCCGCTCGTGACCTGCTTCTCACAATGGTCACCGCGCGTGAAGGAGACCGGCGCGAAGGCGTACTTGTCAGGCAAGGCGCGGGCTCCTTTCACGTGTCCTGTTCCGGTCATGAAGGGCTTGCCGCGTTAGTTTATCTGCTGAAGCCAAACGACGATATCTTTCCCTACTATCGGGATAAGGCCGTCGCGTATGCGCGCGGCGTGTCGATCGAGGAAACGGCGCGCGTGTTTTTCGCCAAGGCGTCGTCCAGCGCGGTCGGCAGGAATATGCCCAGTCATCTTTCGTCCCGGGAACTGGGCTTCTTTTCCGCCGCCACCCCGACTGGGTCACAGTGCCTGCCTGCGGCGGGAGCGGCCTGGGCCAAGAAGCTGCTGGGCCGTGACGATGATCCGATGAATGTTTCCCTGTGCTTTATTGGCGACGCCGCCACACGCCAGGGAGAATTCTACGAGGCGGTCTGCTTCGCCGTTCAGGAGCGCCTCCCGATCGTGTTTGTCGTGGAGGACAACAAGTACGGGATTAGCACTCCGACCGATACGATGACGCCCCTGCACCTTGGAATATTCGCTCCGGAGCTGATTACGGCGATCGACGGCCGCGACGCCGAAAACGTCTTCGTACGCGGGAGAGGGCTGGTCGAGAAAGCACGGGCCGGCGGCGGGCCGGGAATCCTTTGGTGCCGGATCGATCGTCTGGATTCCCATACCAGCGCGGACGATCATCGCGTCTACCGCTCCGCCGGCGATCTGGAAACCGCTCAGGCCAACGATCCCATAAAAATCTTGTCGGAAAAACTGATCGCGAACGGCGTGGTGACCGCTGCGTCGCTGCATGCGGACCGCGAGGAAATCAAAGGCCGGGTCCGGTCCGCGTATGAGAATGCGGCTGAGGAATCGGGACCGGACAGCGGGGATATCGCCCAGCATCTTTACGGCCCCGCGACATCGCGCTATCCCGATCTCTCGTTATCCTTGCCGTCTCCGGCGCCCGTGCTGCCCACGATGGTGGACGCCGTCAATGGCGTTCTCCGAGCCTCGCTGGCGTCGGACCCGCGCACGCTTATCTTCGGTCAGGATGTGGAAGACCCCAAGGGCGGTGTGTTTGGTCTGACGCGCGGTTTGAGCGGCGCGTTTCCCGGCCGCGTGTTGAACTCGCCGCTGGCGGAGGCGACGATTGTCGGCGCGGCGGTGGGATTGGCCGCCACGGGCATCCGGCCGATCTTTGAACTCCAGTTCATGGACTTCATCGGGACAGCGCTCAATCAGCTCTACAATCAAGCCGCGACGCTTCGGTGGCGCTCCGGCGGGGAGTGGACCTGTCCCTTTGTGCTTTATGCGCCCTACGGCGCCTATATCCCTGGAGGCGGGATTTGGCACAGCCAGAGCAACGAGGCGCTGCTGGCGCATATGCCGGGCTTGCGCGTCGCCGTTCCCTCCACGCCTGCGGACGCGGCGGGACTCTTTTGGGCCGCCGCGCATGACGACGATCCGACGGTCATTTTACTGCCCAAGCACTTGCTGAGGGAGCGGGTTCCCGTCGAGCACTACGCCGTCGTTCCATTCGGAAGCGCCGCGATCCGCCGCGAAGGAACCGATGTGACACTCGTCGCCTGGGGTAATTGCGTCGAGATCTGCATGGAGGCGGCGTCGCGGTTACAAAACGATCGTATCTCCGCCGAGGTCATCGACCTGCGCTCTCTTGTACCCTGCGACTGGGAATCGCTCACCAATTCTCTACGGAAGACGGGGCGGATCGTCATCGTTCAGGAGGATGTCTTGACGTGCAGCTTCGGTCAGGCCATTGTCTCGGAGATAACGACGGAGATCGACCGGTTTTACATGCTTGCCGCGCCGCCGCGATTGGTTTCCCGGATGGATGTTCACATGCCATTTTGCGTGGAACAAGAATATCAAATACTGCCCAGCGTCGATCGCGTGATCGCTGCGGTGGTCGAGGTGCTTCAGTGA
- a CDS encoding Gfo/Idh/MocA family protein: protein MTKLTTAFLGVAHIHTPDFVRRLNARSGEITVKYVYDREAERGTKVAGEVNAQFVSDVDTILNDSEVTSIIVCSETKFHEDLVIRAAKAGKDLFVEKPLGFGAKDSQAIAAAIKEAGVLFQTGFFQRSSPINQFIKREIEAGNLGKITRVSYSNCHQAALDGWFDTDWRWLADKSLAGGGAMLDLGAHMLDLIIDTIIPSEGEVTNLAAALGNKGGRYGTEIDEFGTALLTFASGATAVFDASWIDPKLRSAWEIYGTEGQIQVAGNDVLYFSQKVEGADGSAVTDLPENAPHAFDLWVNALQGKELVVPLVSVDQAALGSTLMERIYIAAGRTTR, encoded by the coding sequence ATGACAAAACTCACCACCGCCTTCCTGGGCGTCGCCCACATTCACACGCCGGATTTCGTACGCCGTCTCAATGCACGAAGCGGCGAGATCACCGTCAAATATGTTTATGACCGAGAAGCTGAGCGCGGGACGAAAGTCGCGGGCGAAGTGAACGCGCAGTTCGTATCCGATGTGGACACGATTCTGAACGACTCCGAAGTCACCTCCATTATCGTCTGCTCTGAGACGAAATTCCACGAGGATCTCGTAATCCGCGCGGCCAAGGCGGGCAAGGATCTCTTTGTCGAGAAGCCTTTGGGATTCGGGGCGAAAGATTCGCAGGCGATCGCCGCCGCGATCAAGGAGGCGGGAGTTCTGTTCCAAACAGGCTTCTTCCAGCGCAGCAGTCCCATCAACCAGTTTATCAAGCGTGAGATCGAGGCCGGCAACCTGGGCAAGATCACCCGCGTGAGCTACTCCAACTGTCACCAGGCGGCGCTGGACGGCTGGTTCGACACCGACTGGCGTTGGCTCGCCGACAAATCCCTCGCCGGCGGCGGCGCGATGCTGGACCTGGGCGCGCACATGCTGGACCTGATCATAGACACGATCATCCCCAGCGAAGGCGAAGTCACGAACCTCGCGGCGGCGCTCGGCAACAAGGGCGGCCGCTATGGAACGGAGATCGACGAGTTCGGCACGGCGCTCCTCACCTTCGCCTCCGGCGCCACGGCGGTATTCGACGCCAGCTGGATCGATCCCAAACTGCGCTCCGCCTGGGAGATCTATGGAACCGAAGGGCAGATTCAGGTCGCCGGAAATGACGTCCTGTACTTCTCCCAAAAAGTTGAAGGCGCGGACGGCTCCGCCGTCACCGACCTCCCCGAAAACGCGCCGCACGCCTTTGACCTGTGGGTCAACGCCCTCCAGGGCAAAGAACTCGTCGTCCCGCTCGTCAGCGTCGATCAAGCCGCCCTCGGCAGCACACTGATGGAGCGCATCTACATCGCGGCGGGGCGGACGACACGGTAA
- a CDS encoding DUF1963 domain-containing protein, whose protein sequence is MYEGEFIHTQQNLDDRNSWLTVNAAEVEPFLTAPRDCTIFTYSRSEPSDRATTRYGGLPYWPKNRPWPICSGHGQHQAMSMPYVGQIDFRHTPEHDAIPGDVLVLHYCFKCSTWNSHERHTDPTCVLTWLSNIPDEDIIQADDLPAFSSSDVIGPFYGAPCITEDYEAPSESYGGNIAGESYTFLQFTLQGTKIGGYPPRIQDDSVAPAQKFLCAFGSIQPAGLGETGYHGDVCWGDMGSLIVYVSNNHPGVLSWSIQSY, encoded by the coding sequence ATGTACGAAGGTGAGTTCATCCACACGCAACAAAACTTAGACGACCGCAACAGTTGGCTCACCGTCAATGCCGCAGAAGTAGAACCCTTCCTTACTGCCCCGCGTGACTGCACAATTTTTACGTATAGCCGTTCAGAGCCTTCGGATCGGGCGACAACTCGATATGGCGGCTTGCCCTATTGGCCGAAAAACCGTCCGTGGCCCATTTGTTCAGGACATGGACAGCATCAAGCCATGTCGATGCCCTATGTCGGGCAAATCGATTTTCGTCACACTCCAGAACACGACGCCATTCCTGGTGATGTATTGGTGCTGCATTACTGCTTTAAGTGCTCCACCTGGAACAGTCATGAGCGTCACACCGATCCAACCTGCGTTCTAACATGGTTAAGCAATATTCCTGACGAAGACATAATCCAAGCAGACGATTTGCCTGCCTTCAGCAGCTCAGATGTCATTGGCCCTTTCTATGGCGCCCCTTGTATCACAGAAGACTATGAAGCTCCCAGCGAGTCTTACGGCGGAAATATTGCGGGCGAAAGTTATACGTTTCTGCAATTCACTCTGCAAGGGACAAAAATCGGAGGGTATCCGCCTCGCATTCAGGATGATTCTGTTGCGCCTGCACAGAAGTTTTTATGCGCCTTTGGTTCAATCCAACCGGCTGGGCTTGGCGAGACAGGCTATCACGGCGACGTATGTTGGGGGGATATGGGAAGTTTGATTGTTTATGTATCCAACAACCACCCCGGTGTGCTCTCCTGGTCAATTCAAAGCTATTGA
- a CDS encoding ABC transporter ATP-binding protein: MNEITKSGAPLLKIDEATVSRNGRHILDALSLEIAEGEHTAIVGPNGSGKSTLIKLITRQHYALAHPDNRPSISLFGQDRWNVFDLRALLGIVSADVHLAFTTDSELIGYDAVISGFFASQGLASHHTVTPDMHAAARTALRWVEGEHLAQKPMEQMSTGEARRVLIARALVRDPRALLMDEPTTGLDLVASRRFLETLRRIAAQGKTLILVTHHITEILPEIQRVILMQDGRIFRDGPKAEILTTENLSALFGARVEVRKNGEYYEAEAV, from the coding sequence ATGAACGAAATCACAAAATCCGGCGCTCCTCTGCTGAAGATCGACGAGGCTACGGTGTCGCGGAACGGCCGCCACATTTTGGACGCGCTTTCGCTGGAGATCGCCGAGGGCGAACATACGGCCATTGTCGGCCCGAACGGATCCGGTAAATCCACGCTGATCAAACTCATCACGCGCCAGCACTACGCCCTGGCGCACCCGGACAATCGCCCATCGATCAGCCTGTTCGGCCAGGACCGCTGGAACGTCTTCGACCTGCGCGCGCTGCTCGGGATCGTTTCCGCCGACGTCCACCTGGCCTTCACGACCGACAGCGAACTGATCGGCTACGACGCCGTCATCTCCGGCTTCTTCGCCAGCCAGGGGTTGGCGAGCCACCATACCGTCACCCCCGACATGCACGCGGCGGCGCGCACGGCCTTGAGGTGGGTGGAAGGGGAGCATCTGGCGCAAAAGCCCATGGAGCAGATGTCCACCGGCGAAGCCCGCCGCGTTCTTATTGCCCGCGCCCTGGTCCGAGACCCCCGCGCCCTGCTGATGGATGAGCCGACCACGGGCCTCGACCTCGTCGCCAGCCGCCGTTTTCTGGAAACCCTGCGCCGAATTGCCGCCCAGGGCAAAACCCTGATCCTGGTCACGCATCACATTACGGAGATCCTACCGGAAATCCAGCGCGTGATCTTAATGCAAGACGGCCGGATTTTCCGAGACGGGCCAAAGGCGGAAATACTGACGACGGAGAATCTGTCGGCGCTGTTTGGCGCGCGGGTGGAAGTGAGGAAAAATGGGGAGTACTATGAGGCGGAGGCGGTGTAA
- a CDS encoding DUF3298 and DUF4163 domain-containing protein gives MITSHRLASLTAAVAVLSCVAAATAQAPTKLRTIHASRAKRYEATCKYPVLRSNTPLAELANRTIAADVRKQQQAFVRMALQETAKEPPRNPYGFDASPMYQRYWFPRLYSVGMEFYEYTDGAHGNSYRVMYNFAEVDGKPQRMFLKDFFTNGSDYRKQVETKLMDKLHHDSRADFIGEVVQLSPTQLNRFVVEPDGLRFWFDPYEVAAYAQGPVDIKLTLAELGPDFKRSLLLAR, from the coding sequence ATGATCACATCCCATCGTCTCGCTTCTTTGACTGCCGCAGTCGCCGTGCTGTCCTGCGTGGCCGCCGCCACCGCGCAGGCGCCGACGAAACTGCGCACGATTCATGCGTCGCGCGCCAAGCGTTATGAGGCGACGTGCAAATATCCGGTCCTGCGAAGCAACACGCCGCTGGCGGAGCTGGCGAACCGCACGATCGCCGCCGATGTGCGAAAGCAGCAGCAGGCGTTTGTGCGCATGGCGCTTCAGGAGACGGCTAAAGAACCGCCCCGAAACCCCTATGGTTTCGACGCCAGCCCGATGTATCAGCGCTACTGGTTTCCGCGCCTTTACAGCGTCGGCATGGAGTTTTATGAGTACACGGACGGCGCCCACGGCAATTCCTATCGCGTGATGTACAACTTTGCCGAGGTGGACGGTAAGCCCCAGCGCATGTTTCTCAAGGACTTCTTCACGAACGGCTCCGATTACCGCAAGCAGGTCGAGACAAAATTGATGGACAAGCTCCATCACGATTCGCGCGCGGACTTTATCGGCGAAGTTGTCCAGCTCTCACCCACCCAGCTCAATCGCTTTGTCGTGGAGCCGGACGGTCTGCGCTTCTGGTTCGATCCCTACGAAGTCGCCGCTTACGCGCAAGGCCCCGTCGATATCAAACTCACCCTCGCCGAGCTCGGTCCAGACTTCAAACGCAGTTTGCTGCTCGCGCGCTAA
- a CDS encoding rhodanese-related sulfurtransferase — translation MNMQSEEAAASQYLVAAFYKFIPFPEFAELREPLRAVCDAGGVRGTILLAPEGVNGTIAGPRAGVEAVLARLRSLGPFADLEHKESYSQTIPFARMKVRLKREIMGLGDPGAGSIRQVGVYVPAEEWNDLIADPSVLLIDTRNDYEVAVGTFEGAVDPNTRTFRDFPEFVRANLDPERHTKIAMYCTGGIRCEKASAYMIDQGFPEVYHLQGGILKYLETVPAEESRWRGECFVFDERVAVDHALQPGDLIRCFGCGGAITADDKLSEKYEEGICCPHCHDGLTEQKRRRATERQRQIELAQKRAAK, via the coding sequence ATGAACATGCAATCCGAGGAAGCCGCCGCGTCTCAATATCTCGTGGCCGCCTTCTACAAATTTATTCCTTTCCCCGAGTTCGCCGAGCTTCGCGAGCCGCTGCGCGCCGTCTGTGACGCCGGCGGCGTGCGCGGGACGATCCTCCTGGCCCCCGAAGGCGTCAACGGCACGATCGCCGGCCCGCGCGCGGGCGTGGAGGCGGTGCTTGCGCGCCTGCGTTCGCTCGGCCCGTTTGCCGATCTGGAGCACAAAGAGTCCTACTCCCAGACCATTCCCTTCGCCCGCATGAAAGTGCGCCTGAAGCGGGAGATCATGGGGCTGGGCGATCCCGGCGCCGGCTCGATCCGTCAGGTCGGGGTTTACGTGCCCGCCGAGGAATGGAACGATCTGATCGCCGATCCCAGCGTGCTGTTGATCGATACCCGCAACGATTACGAAGTCGCGGTCGGGACGTTCGAGGGCGCGGTGGATCCGAACACGCGGACGTTCCGCGATTTCCCCGAATTCGTCCGCGCCAACCTCGACCCGGAGCGCCACACAAAGATCGCGATGTACTGCACCGGCGGGATCCGATGCGAAAAGGCGTCGGCCTATATGATCGACCAGGGCTTCCCGGAGGTCTACCATTTGCAGGGCGGCATCCTCAAGTATCTGGAGACGGTTCCGGCGGAGGAGAGCCGCTGGCGCGGCGAGTGTTTCGTCTTCGACGAGCGTGTCGCGGTCGACCATGCATTGCAGCCCGGCGATTTGATCCGCTGCTTCGGCTGCGGCGGCGCGATTACGGCGGATGACAAGCTTTCGGAGAAGTACGAAGAAGGCATTTGCTGTCCGCACTGCCACGACGGCCTGACGGAGCAAAAGCGCCGCCGCGCCACCGAGCGCCAGCGGCAGATCGAACTCGCGCAAAAACGCGCCGCCAAGTAA
- a CDS encoding SixA phosphatase family protein has protein sequence MKTLFLLRHGKAEAHAPGGDADRDLTERGEADIRKIGRHLTALGGRPDCVVTSGARRARRTAQIAASASGYTEEIVTASSIYEATVGTLLLVVNTLPAEKSRVLMVGHNPGFEELADLLALPGGAAVHMPTATLAHLEFDVNDWLNVIPASGRLIGIYLAQNIA, from the coding sequence ATGAAAACGTTGTTTCTTCTGCGGCATGGAAAAGCGGAGGCGCATGCGCCGGGCGGAGATGCGGATCGCGATCTGACCGAGCGCGGGGAAGCCGACATTCGAAAGATCGGGCGGCATCTGACGGCTCTTGGCGGGCGTCCGGATTGCGTTGTGACGTCGGGGGCTCGTCGCGCCCGGCGTACGGCGCAGATCGCCGCGAGCGCTTCCGGATACACGGAAGAGATCGTGACGGCGTCGTCAATCTATGAGGCGACCGTGGGAACGCTGCTGCTCGTGGTGAACACGCTTCCGGCGGAAAAGTCGCGGGTGCTGATGGTGGGCCACAATCCGGGTTTTGAGGAGCTGGCGGACCTGCTGGCGCTGCCTGGAGGCGCGGCCGTGCATATGCCGACCGCCACGCTGGCGCATCTGGAGTTCGATGTCAACGATTGGCTGAACGTGATTCCAGCAAGCGGGCGCTTGATTGGGATATACTTAGCGCAGAATATCGCGTGA
- a CDS encoding DUF2007 domain-containing protein: MIKVFTSPYIMDVEVVRGELESQGIATRLNHEFIRGQTNMAGFADIWPEVWVVNESDAPEAARIIARGKTPTEAPDWTCPQCGEEVEGQFTSCWNCGHDRPA; this comes from the coding sequence ATGATCAAAGTATTCACCTCTCCCTATATCATGGACGTGGAAGTCGTTCGCGGCGAGCTGGAAAGCCAGGGCATCGCGACGCGCCTGAACCACGAGTTTATTCGCGGTCAGACCAACATGGCGGGCTTCGCCGATATCTGGCCGGAAGTCTGGGTCGTGAACGAGTCGGATGCGCCCGAGGCCGCGCGGATCATTGCGCGCGGGAAGACTCCGACGGAAGCTCCGGATTGGACCTGCCCGCAATGTGGGGAAGAAGTCGAAGGGCAATTTACGTCCTGCTGGAACTGCGGCCACGATCGGCCTGCGTAA
- a CDS encoding RNB domain-containing ribonuclease, which produces MSTFDLHAAARRAMLGAGFPIEFAPATLEQAQHPASVDDDGARDLRGLLWSSIDNPDSRDLDQVEVAEAQSDGSVRLMVGIADVDAFAPLGSPLDRAAAERTTTVYTGVENFPMLPRDLSEGATSLWDGQDRLAMVTELHVGPDGNVLESGIYRAWVRSRAKLSYDSVGAWLEGAPLVPEAIAATPGLAAQLRTQDAVSMHLRKVRLSAGALEFDTIEARPVLENGRVVDLAVTPRGHARYLIENFMVAANTAVSGFLQSHSFPSIQRIVRRPARWERIVELARPLGEALPAEPDAVALSGFLTRRKAADPDHFPDLCLSVVKLLGPGEYTVVPAGGDLGEHFGLAVYGYTHSTAPNRRYIDLVTQRLLKAACIDAPCPYSLDELTAIAAHCNERASAAQRVERILRKSAAAVLLHGRIGETFTAIVTGVKAQGTYVRLVAPPVEGRIMHGERGLDVGDRVHVRLTNVDPEQGFIDFERV; this is translated from the coding sequence ATGTCCACGTTTGACCTCCACGCCGCCGCCCGGCGCGCAATGCTCGGCGCCGGGTTCCCGATCGAATTTGCGCCCGCCACCCTGGAACAGGCGCAGCATCCCGCTTCGGTGGATGACGACGGGGCGCGAGACCTGCGCGGCCTGCTCTGGTCGTCAATCGACAATCCGGATTCGCGGGATCTGGACCAGGTGGAGGTCGCGGAGGCGCAGTCCGACGGGAGCGTGCGGCTGATGGTCGGCATCGCGGATGTGGACGCGTTCGCGCCGCTCGGTTCGCCGCTGGACCGGGCGGCGGCCGAGCGCACGACGACCGTTTACACGGGCGTCGAGAACTTTCCCATGCTTCCGCGCGATCTCTCCGAGGGAGCGACTTCGCTGTGGGACGGCCAGGACCGCCTCGCGATGGTGACGGAGCTGCATGTCGGTCCCGACGGCAACGTGCTGGAAAGCGGGATTTACCGCGCCTGGGTGCGCAGCCGCGCCAAGCTGTCCTACGATTCCGTCGGCGCCTGGCTGGAAGGCGCCCCGCTTGTCCCGGAAGCCATTGCGGCGACGCCGGGATTGGCGGCGCAGCTGCGCACGCAGGACGCTGTTTCGATGCATCTGCGCAAAGTGCGCCTGTCGGCGGGCGCTCTGGAGTTCGACACCATCGAGGCTCGTCCGGTGCTTGAGAACGGCCGCGTGGTCGATCTGGCGGTGACTCCGCGCGGCCATGCGCGCTATTTGATTGAGAACTTCATGGTGGCGGCGAACACGGCCGTTTCCGGGTTTCTCCAATCCCATTCGTTTCCATCCATCCAGCGCATCGTGCGCCGGCCGGCGCGCTGGGAGCGCATCGTGGAGCTGGCGCGCCCGCTCGGCGAGGCGCTCCCGGCGGAGCCGGACGCGGTGGCGCTTTCCGGGTTTCTCACCCGCCGCAAAGCCGCCGATCCCGACCATTTCCCCGACCTGTGCCTGAGCGTCGTCAAGCTGCTTGGTCCGGGTGAGTACACCGTGGTCCCGGCGGGCGGCGACCTGGGCGAGCACTTCGGCCTCGCCGTGTACGGCTACACGCACTCGACGGCGCCCAACCGGCGCTATATCGATCTGGTGACCCAGCGTCTTCTCAAAGCCGCGTGCATCGACGCGCCCTGTCCCTACTCGCTCGACGAGCTGACCGCAATCGCGGCTCACTGCAACGAGCGCGCGAGCGCGGCGCAGCGCGTGGAGCGGATCCTGCGCAAATCCGCCGCCGCCGTACTGCTGCACGGCCGAATCGGCGAGACATTTACGGCGATCGTTACCGGCGTCAAAGCGCAGGGGACCTATGTCCGTCTCGTCGCGCCGCCCGTCGAAGGCCGCATCATGCACGGTGAACGCGGACTCGACGTCGGCGACCGAGTTCACGTCCGCCTGACAAATGTCGATCCGGAACAGGGATTTATCGACTTCGAACGTGTGTGA
- a CDS encoding DUF2283 domain-containing protein, whose translation MTKITHNANSDTVSIFFCDTPVKATENRPNGLILYYDGGRRLIGLEILEASKHVAWPHRLELAETSAV comes from the coding sequence ATGACTAAAATTACACACAATGCGAATTCGGATACCGTGAGCATTTTCTTTTGCGACACGCCCGTCAAGGCCACGGAGAATCGCCCGAACGGCCTGATCCTCTATTACGACGGCGGCCGCCGGCTCATTGGGCTGGAGATTTTGGAGGCTTCGAAGCATGTCGCGTGGCCGCACCGGCTGGAGCTCGCCGAGACATCGGCAGTCTGA